The Quercus lobata isolate SW786 chromosome 4, ValleyOak3.0 Primary Assembly, whole genome shotgun sequence genome segment TCTTTATCAAACTTTGCAGGTTGCTCGAATGCATTCAAGGAAAACAATGGCGTATTAATGAAATGAAGATCAATAAAAACTCCGACTTGGCGAAGATGATACTGTGCTCGTTCCCCACCACCATTTCCTCCAGTACTTACAATGGCAGCAGCCTTGTTAGCCCAAGCATTTGGTGGTCTAGATGCCCAGTCAATAGCATTTTTCATAGGTGCTAGCAAAAGAATGCAAAATACATGCACAAAAGTTATAAGTTATATATGTACATGAAAACTCATTTGACctaattaaaactttttttttaaatttctaatatttgacttaattaaaactataaaaaaaaaaaaaaaattttaaaaaaatataatgttctttttctttttatgtttttcccttgtaaaatatgccaaaatttaatgaatctTGTATAATTCATAAATTGGTTAAGAGCCTTTTCCTACATTTTCTAAGCATGATTCCAAACATATATTGTAAATCAAAACAGTTTTTGCTTCACCTGTCAGCTGTCactagagaaaagaaaaagaaacagatattatttttaaattctcttAGGTTCTAATGTTTAGGTTGTTATGCCATGCATagatatatttataaataaatagataaattataaataaaaaactgagaaacatatttcaaaatttttttcccggTATCAAATTAAATTTCACTTTAAATTGATGAGACATGCATGGAcagaaaattatattatttctaATAAAATCACAATCTTCTCCTACAAACTAGATTTCTTTTTTAGGGGGTGTTAAGTGCTTTTGAACTAGATTTAACACGATAACtgtcttgaattttttattaaattataatgaTTTATACAAAGAATAAATCATAGTTCAAAATCATCTATATGCACATCAAAATAAACAACTTAAAGAACTTCATATATTTCCACAAAGAAACAGCACAATATATtggagaatgagagagagataagaggGTACCAGCGATGGAAAAGTTGTACTCAGGCGAAGCAAACAGAATACTATcagcttcttttattttctgacGGAAAGCTTCAACTGCTGGTGGAAATGTTCCCTGGCCTTCAAGGTCAGTATTTAGCAAAGGCAGCTGGTTGATTTCTACTTGCTCAATTTGAATTTCTCTGACTGACTCTTGGCATAGTTGGATTGCTACAACAAATTAATTACAACCCCATCATATAATGAAACTCAtttcaaattaagaaaaatgtatcaacaaaaaattaaagaaataacttcatcaacaaataaattaatatccttctataataaataaacaaatttgaaCACGTAATCTCGTTTGGTTATAAACGAAATTACATACCAGCTCGAACGAGGCCTCGGTGGAAGGAACCTTCACGGAGAGACCCACATACTGCTGCCACTTTGATTATAGGTTTCGccatctttctctttctttgtgttTCAAATCGTGTAGAAATAACTTGAATGAGTATGTAAAAATGTCCAAATGCTATgcaattttctctcttttatgtaaaagagagaaaatttataTGAAACCTGGAGCTATGATGttgattaatataaaaaagagtTATGTTATTGTTGGATAATGATCAGACGGTGTAAATCTTTTTACGTTATGTGAAGGGTTTGCATGTAGACGTGATTCTTGAATGTGTTAGTATGTCAACGGTCAACGAAATGAGATGTTCTAAATTCTAACATGATGTATGGCCAATTCTAGAAGATTACAGTTATACGAGTTCGTGGAAAAGGGGGGTTTCTTAAGTGAGTGATGAGGTCTAAAAGATActaaggttgtgtttggataTGAATTTGGATTCTAAATCAATGTATTTGAAATATCATGATTTcaaatatattgattttaaatattattcaaaTCCAATTAACGGTTGATCTGTCAAATCTAAGAATTTTAACAGTTGATTTGTCAAATCGAAGTCATTTGACTTTTTTAAAGTATCCAAATCCACATCCCCAATTTTTGTCATACAAACacaccataaaaaattatagaatggTGCTTTTTTATAGAATGGTGCTTGACTGCACGTGTGAAATGAGATGGCAACCTAACTTCTTAATAAGGATTTAGGATACAAAATACTCCTATCCAATTAATATTTGGCTTTTTGCcaaatcccttttttttcttttttgctaaaagtgagTTTAACTATACTTTCAAAAGtgagaagaattaaaaaaaaaaaaaattaaaaagttgtatataaaaaaaaatgatggcaaaactaataaaattaattccatcttactttttctttcttaattattattttttaaatgttaacgttattattaattttactataaatGGTGAACAAATTGACCtaataattaatgaatataATTGGTACCACTTTAGTAACATAATAATTACTTTactaaattactttttattgattGGTGATAGTATACGCCACTTTGAAAAccttttgtaataaaatttgtagtattgttatttctaaatttaaaattaaaaaaaaaaatcaaatttcattaacaaCTAAAAGATGTAGCAACAAGTTCCTTAGTTTACAATTTTTAATAGACTGGAGAAGGGAAGAAATATTACAAACATAAAACACAATTTGAATCTGAAGATCAAGGTTTAGCTATTCTATGATCAACATTGTTAACTTCTCTTTAGTGCAATTAAAATTGCAAATTGAGAAGCACTTCTTCATTTTCAGAATATTTAGCAAAATACAAGGTACTCCAGGGTATCAAAACATAACTTTGAGTCTCCTTCAATCAATATTACAAAATGTGCAACGAACAAGTGGTGAAAAAGTAGTATTAGTAAGACAATTGAGGTGCGAATTGGTATCATGATATGATTGGTGGTATACATATTGAGGTCTTGAGATGTGGACAGAAGTATTTGCCTAAGCTCGGTAGAACATGTAAGGTTAGTCATGGATGAACTAGTGTTGAGGACTTGAGGACACTTTTTAAATGAGATTTAAGTATTTAAGGACCCAAGCCTACAAGGCACAAGCCCAACCCAAATTCCCAACGTATTTTAGGCTCACCAAATAATCACCTCACTTTACTTAATCTAAGACCTCACTTTACTTCATGCTAAAAAGTAGTAAGCCCAAGCCCTCACTACATAAAGtccattataaaataaatttcatatttatttaattaaggccTTTCcgttaacttttgttaaaaaatttcgaaaaaaaaaatctgaaaaatatttttcaatcattaattgaatttttttaattttaaaaatttgaagaaaaatttataaaattaaaaaattaaccacaacatataacaaaagttgatgaaaaaactttaattgaataaacttgaaagttagaggactgaaataaaatatgaagaaacttagagggtcagttttgcattttacccttttttttaatgtgcaACGAGAACAATATCTAGTCATTTTGGTCGATTAACTATGCAAAATACTAtgtacacaacatttttataataatttcataataaattctaagtgATAGATTGTTATTGGCTATAACGGgtgaacaaaaaagtaattttaatactggattcaaattagaactagtaataaCTTACTATctagatttgttgtgaaagtattgtgaaaatgttttggATGTAACACTTGTCAAGTATCACACTTTCACTAGTTGAGTAAATTACTAAATCTGTATTTTCTATATGAAGGTTCATATATTTATCCCTAAATAAATCTTAGATGCTTAGCTATCTTTAATGGCTACATGACCGTCACTAAATGGTATTGGAAAACTCCTCGTATGTATGTTTGTTTAGCTTGAATAGGTGTTGGATTGGACCGGCTGAAGCAACTAAGGAATAGCTAGGTTAGACTTTAGAGTGGTGAGGTCCCAATTGATAAAAGTCCTTGTGCAACAGTTTTACCTCTTCAACTAGTTTTTTTGGCCTAAACGTTTAGGGGCTATTTGGATTCATTTTTTtggtcactcaatttccatcacttatcactcatcactcataactcataactcatcactcatcactcatcactctaaAATACCATGtttgtttggcaccatcactcacttcccgtcactcaatatttttcatactatTTGTGGGCTCCATACCTGTCACCGATGcagctttttcatttttttttttttcagtacccaaactcactgaacccagtgaaaaaaaaaaaaaaaaaaaaaaaatgagaaccgAATAGCCaacccaagaaagaaaaaaagaaccaaacagccaacctaggaaaaaaaaaaaaaaaaaagaaccgaacagccaacccaggaaaagaaaaaaaaagtcaaaaggtggtcaacAGTTGCGACTGTGGGTCccctatgtgtgtttaattacaatattgccattgagttatgagttatggaaatagaAAACAGTCCaaatgtattttcagtttccataactcataactcaaaaatcagagaattgagtgatagaAACAGAGTTATAGAAATAGAGTTATTGTTTGCCAAACAATctttttgctatgggtcccaccattttttacttatgagttatggaaacagaaaattgagttatggaaataggctatccaaacagccccttaatATCCACCATTAACTAGTAACTAGAATGAGATTGAGCTTCTTAAGGGGCAGAGGCGTTTGCCTAAAACTTTGGTAGAACATGAAGGTTTATCACCGATAGACTAGTTTTAAGACCCAAGCCTACCGGGCACAAGCCCAACTCGAAGACCCAATGTACTTCAGGCTCACAAAATAatccaaaacctcactttacttCGGGCCAATAAATAAGCCCAAACTCTCATTACACGAAGTCCTTCAGAAAATATAAGACCTCAGCCCCTAACACAACCCAGAGGCCCTTCCCGTACCAATGAGCTCTTTCTCTCTTAGAGCAACTGAAAAATGTCCAAGTATTTTGGCTAATTAACCATTATTAACATtgacagagagggagagagagagagtcttttGGTTGTTAGAGAATTCAATAAAAACTTCCACCAGCACTTTCTTTGTCATAGTCAATCATGAGAAAGAAAGCTTGATCACTtaaggggtgtttggtacatgtacttaaaaatatatattttgttatttgaaaacttgtgtggaaatacatgtgggtgaaaaagtatgtggAAATACGtatattgttgtttaaaaactgaaaacatgtgtttgaatttCCATAACAAACGGGGCCTTAATATTCACACCACTTCGTGGTTGTCATCCCTCTCTCACTATTCCTACTTATCTCTTTTTGAATCAAGGATTGAAGTTAATCCTTTCACTGAgtaaatctttattttctatGAAGGTTTAGTTATGTAACACGTAATAAatctcagattttttttttttaattgataaaatttcaacctatgatgCCAACAAAATGATGATCTACCTTTGAAGGCTAGGACACAACTCGTAGCTTTTGTATTGGACCACATCAGTATCAATCAAGACTAATTGGAGTGGTGGGTTAGAGTCCCTAGAACAAATTCGGACCTCAACAAAATCTCAATTGATAGCAGCTCACTATAGcttaaaacttttaaatatatgtatatatatatatatatatatatatttatttatttatttaatatgtgGAGTTAAAAAATGgtattttaatgtattgaagattgtgattgttattttttgtattggatatattattttaatatgttgaatgttaaaataaaacctttaatattggatatattataaattgggtgttaaaatagataaagtggtgTTTTGAGTtactaaatattatatttttttttagctttcttACTGTAAATACTCTTCCCTCTTCAACCAGTTACTTCGGCCTAAAGGTTTAATATCCACCACAACAAAGTAGATCCCTTTTAGCATTATGTATATTGTTATACAGCAGTAGATATATTTAACACATGGAAccattatgaaaattgaaattagtGGCTATGTAAGAATGTTGGCTTTTTATTTCACtactatttcatttttattgtgagttttgctttaaatttttattttattttattttttttaagttttaaaaaaacgTAAATTCCGTATGTATATTTGTAAGAACAACAACTTAGAAATAACAGAAACAAGAAACTTACAAAAACAATGGACAAGCAAGCTATATTAATTAGACCACatgggaaaacaaaaaatctggGACAATAGAAATGGGTTGCCCCCAAGATGAGCAATGCACAGCCCAAGCGGCAATATTATGGGCAAAGCAACTGGATAATGAAGGAAATTTAGAATAAACTGATactttagaataaaattttggtcAAGAAGATGGATTCAATTATGTCCCgtgcatttttaaaatgtatataCCCTTACTTTTTTGAAATGTGTATATACCTTGCTCATGCTAAATGTATATCAGGCCTCATGCATgtcattcttatatatgttAGTTGACAAATTAGATTAGAGTGGATTTGTAGTAAATATTATCATCTGTTGGATTTTTACCTTTTCACAATATATAGCAAATGAAATATAGGAGAAGTCAAGAGCATGCTAGTTTAATAGCATCGTTTGATTCTACCAATAAAGACAACTTAGGTTCAAATCTCTATTTCTTGGTTATTATAAAGGGAAAATGAAATATAGGAGggaaataaaagttaaaatatttagGAATAAGTCTGACCGACCTTGCGCTTGGAAGATGACTTAGTTGTTATCATGGAGAATTTAATCAATTGGATTAGTTGTGTAGCATTTGATCGGATCATGGCACATTTGCGATAATTGAGCTGGAGAGCACAAATTCTAATTGAATGCGAGATTTTCCTTTTCTAAAATCAGTCCAAAATggttcaaaaaaaattagtttaaattaaagcttctcaatttttttttttaaaaaaagtaccaaaaatCATCAGCTTGATCCTTAACCACACCTTCTATATGTTCTCATTCAAAAATACCAATAATACAACCTAATCTGGTCCTTAAAAACACCTTGTGTTCTCATTCATAAATATTGTAGAAGGCTATTTTGAACCCTAAGCCCAACCCACTAAGAATGGGCCAGGATGGGGAATCAATACAACTAATTTGTAGATATGGGAATGCAGGCCAACATTTTGATTCCTTAAGGAAGCGGCTTTATAATTAAAGAAGTAAGACCGACTCTAGAAATGGCCCAATGCTGTAAgaaatggaaatggaaatggaaaagaaaatatgaaattctTGTTTATTAATCTTCTCAAGTTGGCCGAGGATCAAGGGTTCTTGAATGGAGTTACAACTTGTAGtatgatttttctctcttttctctctcctactttttcaATCCCCCTCAAGGATGATCTTCCTTCCTATTTATAACTATTTGAATTGCATCCCAGCCTTCCACTTGGAGGGTTGCTGATCTTTCTTTCAATACTTGTCTCATCACTACCTTGCTGATGATGGCAGAGTAGGTTACAGGCTGTGAGGGCACTATTTCAttgattttaaatattatttcaaatccaaatattttaatggtggatttgtcaaatctaaatcattgatgttttttaaagtATCCAAATCCACAactccaaatccaaattcacATCCCCAAATCCTGTCATACAAAAGCACCATAAAGAATTATAGAATGCTGCTTGACCACACATGTGAAATGAAATGGCAGCCTAACTTCTTAATTAGGATTTAGGACACAAAATACTTCTATCCAATTAATATTTGGCTTTTGCCTATTCTATTTTTGCTAAGAGTTAAAGTTTAACTATACTTATACTTTCAAAagtgaggagaaaaaaaaaatcaggttttaaaaagttgtatataaaataaaaatgatggcaaaacaaataaaattaattctatcttcctttttctttctcaatttttttttttcaaaatgttaaagttattattaattttactttaaatGGTTAACAAATTGACCTAATAATGAATATGATTGATTCCattttaataacataataatcaCTTCACTAAATTACTTGTCGTTGATTGGTGATACTATAAGCCATTTTGTAAAccttttgtaataaaatttgtagtatcattattattaaattaaaaaaaaaaaaaaaaaaaactcaaatttcattaagaacTAAAAGATGTAGCAACAACTTCCTTAGTTCACAATTCTTTGATAAACTAGAGAAGGGAAgaaatattacaacataaaaCACAATTTGAATCAAAAGATCAAGATTTAACTAAACTATGAGCAACATTATTAGCTTTTCTTTAGTCTAATTAAAATTTCAGCATGAGAAGCACTTCTTTACTTCCAAAATATTCAGCAAAATATTAGTGATAGACCAATCTATAGCATTGTCAAGGTATTAGCATTGTCAAGGTATTCCAAGGTATCAAAACATAGCTTTGAGGTGCGAATTGGTATCATGATATGATTGGTGATATATTGAGGTTCTTGAGATGTGCACAGAAGCATTTGCCTAAGCTTGGTAGAACTTGTAAGGTTATTTATAAATTGGTCATGCTAATAGATATCCTTAGGACAAtagttaacaattcattttagaaaaattttgataccacttttatagaaaatggaaaaaatatgttaaaatattaatttttttctttttccataaaaactttctttaaatgaattattaaccatTGTCCTAAAATTAaccgttagcatttcccttcaTGGATAAACTAGAGATGAGAACACATTTTAGAATGAGATTTTAGGACCCAAGTTTACAAGACACAAGCCCAACCCAAATTATCCAAGACCTCACTTTACTTCATGCTAAAAAGTAGTAAGCCCAAACCCTCACTACATGAAGCCCATTATCAAATAAAAGGCTACACCACAAAGTGGTGCCCGAGTTCACCATACACAAATCCTATGCCAAGAACTCAGCCTAGTAAAGAGCCCAACAAAGGCCGAAGGCCCTTCCCGAACTAATgagctctctttttctttgtgcaAAGGAACAATATCAAGGCATTTTGATTTATTAACTATGCGAAATATTGTAT includes the following:
- the LOC115983244 gene encoding NADPH:quinone oxidoreductase-like; amino-acid sequence: MAKPIIKVAAVCGSLREGSFHRGLVRAAIQLCQESVREIQIEQVEINQLPLLNTDLEGQGTFPPAVEAFRQKIKEADSILFASPEYNFSIAAPMKNAIDWASRPPNAWANKAAAIVSTGGNGGGERAQYHLRQVGVFIDLHFINTPLFSLNAFEQPAKFDKDGNLISAETKERLKGVLLALHEFTLRIQGK